In Conger conger chromosome 12, fConCon1.1, whole genome shotgun sequence, one DNA window encodes the following:
- the LOC133141912 gene encoding follistatin-A-like, whose amino-acid sequence MLRMLEKYQLHPGIILLFIWLSYFLEDHKVQAGNCWLQQGKNGRCQVLYMSGMSREECCRSGRLGTSWTEEDVPNSTLFRWMIFNGGAPNCIPCKETCDSVDCGPGKRCKMNKRNKPRCICAPDCASVTWKGPVCGSDGKTYKDECALLKARCKNHPDLEIQYQGKCRKTCHDVQCPGSFTCVVDQTNNAYCVTCNRICPEVISPEQNLCGNDGISYSSACHLRKATCLHGRSIGVAYEGKCIKANSCDDIQCSPGKRCLWDARLSRGRCSVCEETCPESRSDEAVCASDNTTYPSECAMKQAACSLGVLLEIKHSGSCNSITEDQEEEEEDEDQDYMTYFNLSPTLDG is encoded by the exons ATGCTAAGGATGCTAGAGAAATACCAGCTCCACCCGGGcataattttattattcatatggCTCAGTTATTTCCTTGAGGATCACAAAGTTCAGG CTGGTAACTGCTGGCTGCAGCAGGGGAAAAACGGAAGATGCCAGGTCCTCTATATGTCTGGAATGAGCAGAGAGGAGTGTTGCAGAAGTGGGAGACTGGGGACTTCGTGGACAGAGGAGGATGTGCCGAATAGCACATTGTTTCGCTGGATGATCTTCAATGGGGGAGCCCCGAATTGTATACCTTGCAAAG AAACATGCGACAGTGTTGACTGCGGTCCAGGAAAGAGATGTAAAATGAACAAGAGGAACAAGCCTCGATGCATCTGCGCTCCCGACTGTGCCAGTGTCACTTGGAAAGGACCTGTTTGTGGGTCCGATGGAAAGACGTACAAAGATGAATGCGCCTTATTGAAAGCAAGATGTAAAAACCACCCAGACTTGGAGATTCAATACCAGGGCAAATGCAGGA AGACTTGCCATGATGTTCAGTGTCCTGGAAGCTTCACGTGTGTTGTGGACCAGACCAATAATGCGTATTGTGTCACTTGTAATCGAATTTGCCCTGAAGTAATATCACCTGAACAAAACCTGTGTGGAAATGATGGTATCTCCTATTCCAGTGCTTGTCATTTGAGAAAGGCTACATGTCTCCATGGCAGATCTATTGGAGTTGCATACGAGGGAAAGTGCATAA AGGCCAATTCTTGTGACGACATCCAGTGCAGTCCAGGAAAGAGGTGTCTGTGGGACGCCCGCCtgagcagggggcgctgttcagTCTGCGAGGAGACGTGTCCTGAAAGCCGGTCGGACGAAGCGGTGTGTGCCAGTGATAACACCACGTATCCCAGCGAGTGTGCCATGAAGCAGGCTGCTTGCTCTTTAGGAGTTCTCCTGGAAATTAAGCATTCTGGATCGTGCAACT CCATTACTGAAgaccaagaggaagaggaagaagatgaagatCAGGACTACATGACTTATTTCAATTTATCTCCAACACTGGATGGATAA
- the LOC133141870 gene encoding molybdopterin synthase catalytic subunit-like isoform X1 has product MNDHDRGPQDLIKLTTDKLSIDAVSEAVLCASCGAVSIFIGTTRNNFEGKKVVQLEYEAYIPMAESQLKKIFCEIRERWSTVKHICVHHRLGVVPVTEASVIVAISSPHRSESLEAVAYCINALKASVPIWKKEVYETEDSTWKENKECLWAEGLLK; this is encoded by the exons ATGAATGACCATGACAGAGGTCCACAGGACCTTATCAAACTCACCACTGACAAGCTCTCAATTGATGCTGTATCTGAGGCTGTGTTGTGTGCATCCTGTGGAGCAGTCTCCATTTTCATTG GCACCACAAGGAACAATTTTGAAGGAAAGAAGGTTGTTCAACTAGAATATGAAGCTTACATTCCAATGGCAGAGTCACAACTGAAGAAAATATTCTGTGAGATAAGGGAACGATGGTCAACTGTGAAACATATCTGTGTTCATCACAGACTGGG TGTTGTCCCAGTAACCGAAGCCAGTGTCATCGTCGCCATCTCCTCACCTCACAGGAGTGAGTCTCTAGAGGCAGTTGCATACTGCATCAATGCACTGAAAGCAAGTGTTCCCATCTGGAAAAAA gagGTCTATGAAACTGAAGATTCCACTTGGAAGGAGAACAAGGAATGTCTGTGGGCTGAGGGTCTGCTCAAGTAA
- the LOC133141870 gene encoding molybdopterin synthase sulfur carrier subunit-like isoform X2, translating to MNTEVLVLYFARSAELAGMKSETISIPQELTSQQLWQELENRHPRLSAVREQVVLAVRQQYVVLGNQHVSLRPGDEVAVIPPLSGG from the exons ATGAATACCGAG GTGCTGGTGCTCTATTTTGCCAGAAGTGCCGAATTGGCAGGAATGAAATCGGAGACCATTAGTATCCCTCAAGAACTAACGTCCCAACAACTGTGGCAGGAATTGGAAAACCGACATCCTAG GCTGTCTGCGGTGCGCGAGCAAGTGGTGCTTGCAGTGCGTCAGCAGTACGTGGTCTTGGGTAATCAGCACGTGAGTCTACGGCCAGGTGACGAGGTCGCTGTAATTCCTCCGCTCAGCGGTGGCTAA